The Melospiza georgiana isolate bMelGeo1 chromosome Z, bMelGeo1.pri, whole genome shotgun sequence genome contains a region encoding:
- the NOL6 gene encoding nucleolar protein 6 — protein sequence MVGTDSILQKAAISANPRPPEPASAAAIAAEAARRCGHAPSGRASAAGPMGSPAPPCAANRKRRSAAAGRAAPHVVTGVHVGGGHGGERRRGSPEAAEEAEQGPEPAAGGAVRRGKRAAPAAAAPQPAKLSRAELYRPPTSEELTQLKETEDLFHSSLLRLQIEELLKEVTLKDKKKKKIDAFLHEINSLLSAIPETPETELTDQAWLSEGVKVPFLQVPFSVKGRFRFVPPAELKVVGSYLLGTCVRPEINVDIAVTMPREIFQDKDNLNQRYHRKRALYLSCIAQHLSKEKLFGSVKFAYMNSNHLKPILLLRPQGKDEKVVTVRLHACPTSDLFKPSRFYPSKNNVRTAWFMEQSTPKEGTTEPPTPHYNNSILCDTVMLSHLHFLSNAATDFPGMKDGVALLKVWLNQRQLSKGLGCFSGFLVSMLVAYLLMKRKIVKMMSGYQVLRSTLQFLATTDLSVTGISLAKDADPSLPVLDDFHQAFEVVFVDPSGLVNLCADMTASKYHQVQLEAKRSMEILDDRMVDGFQVLLMTPKPMLRTFDHIFHLKHVSKLQGTCKKMELLNELMDRGGNYVAAALPFVVSLLARGLSQRAQLVAHSLPQIPEWPIDADPPKHKDMGPLTFGLLFVPEFAASTLEKGPQADHPEALEFRTFWGEKSELRRFQDGSICEAVVWEASTACQKRLIPEQIIRHLLKLHADIPESSICYTGALLESVIKTGKEAGGTGEEAMVSVVCSYDDLSRKLWNLKELPLTVTAVQGVHPALRYTDVFPPIPMKPIYSFHKRSKHFLLPLEEKPCPAYITPLKVICHMEGSGQWPQDKGAIKRIKAAFHLQLAELLRQQHQLVCTPAVTHTDVYKDGYVFRLQVAYHREPLILKEVVTPEGMLKYQDTEESRQLELETLHLPYLTSSLHGLQQQHPVFGSTSRLAKRWISAQLLSDSISEECVDLLVAFLFLHPAPFTPPSSPQVGFLRFLNLLATFDWKNNPLIVNLNTGLTDSDCTEIKNKFVASRSRLPVMFLATPKDQWSSMWTRERPSAQILQRLVLLASESLRALEEQLMDPLSDQDVKMVFRPPLDFYDVLIHLNPSQIPRLLEGVDRPVKSVSRGVVKNSSAMNILFPVVDYDPVQLYLQELRNAFDDLALFFYDKHGGEVIAVLWKPLSFQPQPFKVSSMRGRKVTTLNNELVCIPNVEAILEDFEILGEGLVKSVEARTEKWTI from the exons ATGGTGGGGACGGATAGCATTTTGCAGAAG GCGGCGATTTCGGCAAACCCGCGGCCCCCGGAGCCAGCCAGCGCCGCCGCCATCGCTGCGGAAGCAGCGCGGCGCTGCGGCCACGCCCCCAGCGGGCGGGCATCGGCGGCGGGGCCAATGGGAAGCCCCGCGCCGCCGTGCGCGGCCAATAGGAAGCGGCGCTCGGCGGCCGCGGGGCGCGCGGCGCCGCACGTGGTGACGGGGGTGCACGTGGGCGGCGGCCATGGCGGTGAGAGGCGGCGG GGCTCTCCGGAGGCGGCGGAGGAGGCGGAGCAGGGCCCGGAGCCCGCCGCCGGGGGCGCGGTGCGGCGGGGGAAGAGGGCTGCCCCGGCAGCCGCAGCCCCGCAGCCGGCCAAGCTGAGCCGCGCCGAGCTCTACAGGCCGCCGACCAGCGAGGAGCTGACCCAGCTGAAGGAGACGGAGGATCTGTTCCACTCCAGCCTGCTCCGCCTGCAG ATTGAGGAGCTTTTGAAGGAGGTGACATTGAAGgacaaaaagaagaagaagatcgATGCCTTCCTCCATGAAATTAACAGCCTGCTGAGCGCCATCCCAGAGACCCCAGAAACTGAA CTCACTGACCAGGCCTGGCTCTCCGAGGGTGTGAAGGTCCCGTTCCTGCAGGTGCCGTTCAGCGTCAAGGGAAGGTTCCGCTTCGTGCCCCCAGCCGAGCTGAAGGTGGTGGGCAGTTACCTGCTGGGCACCTGTGTCAGGCCAGAGATCAACGTGGACATTGCAGTGACCATGCCACGG GAAATCTTTCAGGACAAAGATAACCTGAATCAGCGCTACCACCGGAAGAGAGCCCTGTACCTGTCCTGCATTGCCCAGCATTTGTCCAAGGAGAAGCTCTTTGGCAGTGTGAAGTTTGCCTACATGAACAGCAACCATCTGAAGCCCATCTTGCTCCTGAGGCCTCAAG GCAAGGATGAGAAGGTTGTCACTGTCCGACTCCATGCTTGTCCCACCTCGGATCTCTTCAAACCCAGCCGCTTCTACCCTAGCAAGAACAACGTCCGGACCGCCTGGTTCATGGAGCAGAGCACCCCCAAAGAAG GAACCACTGAGCCCCCGACCCCGCACTACAACAACTCCATCCTCTGTGACACAGTGATGCTCTCCCACCTGCATTTCTTGTCTAATGCAGCCACGGACTTCCCAGGCATGAAGGATGGCGTGGCCCTCCTCAAAGTTTGGCTGAACCAGCGGCAGCTCAGTAAG GGCTTGGGGTGCTTCAGTGGCTTCTTGGTCTCCATGCTTGTTGCCTACCTGCTGATGAAGCGCAAGATTGTGAAAATGATGAGTGGTTACCAGGTTTTGAGAAGCACTCTGCAATTCCTGG CTACCACTGACCTGAGTGTGACAGGGATCAGTCTAGCCAAGGATGCTGATCCCTCCCTG CCTGTCCTGGATGATTTCCACCAAGCATTTGAAGTGGTCTTTGTGGATCCCTCTGGATTGGTCAATCTCTGTGCTGATATGACTGCCAGCAAATACCACCAG gtcCAGTTGGAGGCCAAGCGCTCCATGGAGATTCTGGATGACCGGATGGTGGATGGCTTTCAGGTGCTGCTCATGACCCCAAAGCCCATGCTCAGGACCTTTGACCACATCTTCCA CCTGAAGCATGTCTCCAAGCTGCAGGGTACCTGCAAGAAGATGGAGCTGCTGAATGAGCTGATGGATCGGGGTGGGAACtatgtggctgcagccctgcccttcGTTGTCTCGCTGCTGGCACGGGGTCTGTCCCAGAGAGCACAGCTTGTGGCTCACTCCCTGCCCCAGATCCCCGAG TGGCCAATTGATGCTGACCCCCCAAAACACAAGGATATGGGACCCCTGACGTTTGGCCTCCTCTTTGTCCCAGAGTTTGCTGCCAGCACGCTGGAGAAGGGCCCTCAGGCTGATCACCCTGAG GCCTTGGAGTTCCGGACATTCTGGGGAGAGAAGTCAGAGCTGCGTCGGTTCCAGGATGGCAGCATCTGTGAGGCTGTGGTGTGggaggccagcactgcctgccagAAGCGCCTCATTCCTGAGCAGATCATCAGGCACCTGCTGAAGCT CCATGCAGATATTCCTGAGTCCTCCATCTGCTACACAGGAGCCCTGCTGGAATCTGTGATCAAGACTGGGAAAGAG GCAGGGGGAACGGGTGAGGAGGCCATGGTGAGCGTTGTCTGCTCCTACGATGACCTGAGCCGCAAGCTGTGGAACCTGAAGGAGCTGCCACTGACGGTGACGGCGGTGCAGGGTGTGCATCCAGCCCTCCGCTACACAGAC GTCTTTCCTCCCATTCCTATGAAGCCAATTTATTCCTTCCATAAGAGAAGCAAGCACTTTCTGCTTCCTTTGGAGGagaagccctgcccagcctaCATAACACCTTTGAAGG TCATCTGCCACATGGAAGGCAGTGGCCAGTGGCCACAGGACAAAGGAGCCATCAAGCGCATCAAGGCCGCTTTCCACCTCCAGCTGGCTGAGCTCCTccggcagcagcaccagctggtgTGCACACCTGCAGTCACCCACACTGATGTGTACAAG GATGGCTACGTGTTCCGTCTCCAAGTAGCCTACCACCGGGAGCCCCTGATCCTGAAGGAAGTGGTCACTCCAGAAGGAATGCTGAAGTACCAGGACACAGAGGAATCtcggcagctggagctggaaacGTTGCATCTGCCCTATCTAACCAGCTCACTGCATGG gctccagcagcagcaccctgtgTTTGGCAGCACTTCCCGGCTGGCCAAGCGCTGGATCAGCGCCCAGCTCCTGAGCGACAGCATCTCTGAGGAGTGTGTGGACCTGCTTGTGGCATTTCTCTTCCTCCACCCAGCCCCCTTCACACCACCcag ctctccacAGGTGGGGTTCCTGCGCTTCCTCAACTTGCTGGCAACCTTTGACTGGAAAAACAACCCTTTGATAGTCAACCTGAACACTGGCCTCACAG ATTCTGACTGCACGGAGATCAAGAACAAGTTTGTAGCATCACGCTCTCGCCTCCCTGTCATGTTCCTGGCCACCCCCAAGGACCAGTGGAGCTCCATGTGGACCCGGGAGCGCCCCTCGGCACAG atCCTGCAGCGCCTTGTCCTGCTCGCCTCGGAGTCTCTCCGtgccctggaggagcagctcatGGACCCACTCAGTGACCAGGATGTGAAG ATGGTCTTCCGCCCTCCTTTGGACTTCTATGATGTCCTGATCCACCTGAATCCCAGCCAGAttccccggctcctggagggCGTGGACCGGCCGGTGAAATCGGTTTCCCGTGGCGTGGTGAAGAACAGCTCTGCCATGAACATCCTCTTTCCTGTGGTGGATTATGACCCTGTGCAGTTGTACCTCCAGGAGCTGAGG AACGCCTTTGATGATCTTGCCTTGTTCTTCTATGACAAGCATGGAGGGGAAGTTATTGCAGTTCTGTGGAAACCTTTGAGCTTCCAGCCTCAGCCTTTTAAG gtcTCCAGCATGAGGGGAAGGAAGGTGACAACTCTGAACAACGAGCTGGTCTGTATTCCCAATGTGGAGGCAATTCTGGAGGACTTTGAGATTTTGGGAGAAGGCCTGGTCAAAAGTGTGGAAGCTCGTACAGAGAAATGGACTATCTGA